Proteins encoded together in one Peribacillus asahii window:
- a CDS encoding PH domain-containing protein, translated as MGFLDGLLGNASTISKDEAKKELEQLLINGEEVDVAFKLVRDLIVFTDKRLILVDKQGITGKKIEYHSIPFKSISHFSVETAGHFDLDAELKIWISGAQAPAISKQFKKDNNIYDVQKVLAAVCM; from the coding sequence ATGGGATTCTTAGATGGATTACTAGGAAATGCATCCACAATAAGTAAAGATGAGGCAAAAAAAGAACTAGAACAACTTTTAATCAATGGTGAAGAAGTAGACGTTGCATTTAAGTTAGTACGAGATTTAATCGTATTTACAGACAAGCGTCTTATATTAGTGGATAAGCAAGGGATTACTGGTAAAAAAATCGAATACCATTCAATTCCTTTTAAAAGTATTTCTCATTTTAGTGTAGAAACTGCTGGACACTTTGATTTAGATGCAGAATTAAAGATATGGATTTCAGGAGCCCAAGCACCAGCTATATCGAAGCAATTTAAAAAGGATAATAACATTTATGATGTTCAAAAGGTCTTAGCTGCTGTCTGTATGTAA